Proteins encoded in a region of the Chiloscyllium punctatum isolate Juve2018m chromosome 16, sChiPun1.3, whole genome shotgun sequence genome:
- the tmem240b gene encoding transmembrane protein 240 yields the protein MLLTANTMIFMLVGTSMVMAIACIVDMNALLDRFHNYILPHLRGEDRVCHCNCGRHHIHYVIPYDADQSVVDSSENYFVTDNVTKQEIDLMLGLLLGFCISWFLVWMDGVLHCVVRAWRTSRRYDNSWSWIPRLCSLKDFRRRSHRQYEDSAGNMVHIKQKLYHNGHPSPRHL from the exons ATGCTCCTCACCGCCAACACCATGATCTTCATGTTGGTGGGGACGTCCATGGTGATG GCGATAGCTTGCATCGTGGATATGAACGCGCTGCTGGACCGCTTCCACAATTACATCCTCCCGCATTTACGAGGTGAAGACCGGGTCTGTCACTGCAACTGTGGAAG GCACCACATTCACTATGTAATTCCCTATGATGCGGATCAGTCTGTGGTCGATTCCTCAGAAAATTACTTTGTGACGGACAATGTGACAAAGCAGGAGATTGACCTGATGCTGGGCCTGCTGCTGGGCTTCTGTATCAGCTGGTTCCTGGTGTGGATGGatggtgtccttcactgtgttgtCAGGGCATGGAGGACAAGCCGGCGTTACG ATAATTCCTGGTCCTGGATCCCAAGGTTATGCAGTCTGAAGGATTTCAGGAGACGTTCTCACCGGCAGTATGAGGACTCAGCAGGGAACATGGTGCATATCAAACAGAAACTATATCACAACGGGCACCCTAGCCCCCGACACCTGTAA